From the genome of Bos taurus isolate L1 Dominette 01449 registration number 42190680 breed Hereford chromosome 27, ARS-UCD2.0, whole genome shotgun sequence, one region includes:
- the LOC112444619 gene encoding beta-defensin 130B-like isoform X1 → MRLHLLLSVLLLSLAIIPKARTGLIPGQKQCNLLKGVCKDGGCTTIEQPIGVCNEDKRCCRKWWIFFPYPTPAPKSKSP, encoded by the exons ATGAGACTCCATTTATTGCTTTCTGTTCTCCTTCTGTCTTTGGCTATAATACCAAAAG CAAGGACTGGCCTTATTCCAGGACAGAAACAGTGTAATCTGCTGAAAGGGGTGTGCAAAGACGGAGGCTGCACCACTATAGAACAGCCCATTGGCGTATGTAATGAAGACAAAAGATGTTGTAGAAAGTGGTGGATATTTTTTCCCTATCCAACGCCAGCTCCCAAATCAAAATCTCCTTGA